The stretch of DNA TTTGACGCGCGCATCGTCAACTGCATTCACGACGAGATTGTCATCGAGGTGGCCGAGTCGCAGGCGGGTGAGGTGGCTTCGCTGCTCGATCACCAGATGGTCGCGGCGGCGCGCGAGTTCATCAGCAGCGTGCCGGTCACGGTTGATGCGATCATCAGCGATGCCTGGTTGAAGTAGAAGCGGTAAGCCAAAAATCGAAAAGCGTCGCCGACTGCTCTGTCTATAGTCTGCGGCGCTTTTCGCTTAGGAGGTATAGGCACTGCTACATGAACAGCCATCAATTTTCGTCTGCGGTGGAAAGAGGGTCGAGGTGCTGAAAAGCGCCGCCAGGTGGCGTTCGGCTTCGGCCTTCCAGTTCGCGTCGGTTGCCGAGCCGAGGAACTGTTGCCAGTCGCGCCGCGCTTCACTGTAGCGCACGGCACTCTCGTAGGCGAGGGCACGGTTGAACAGCGCCTCGCTGTAGGCGGGCGTGATCTCTAGCGCGCGGCTGAAACTGTCAATCGCCGCGTCATAACTCTGTAGCTGAAACTGCGCCACGCCGAGATCATTGAAGAGTTCGGCGGTCTCGACGCCGCGCGCCCGCAACGATGTCAGGATCGCCTGCGCCTGCCGCGCCTGTTCAGGGCGGTCAAAGGCGAGGTAGGCGCGCGCGAGCATCTGCCGCATCTCGGTAGAGGCATCGGCGCTTTCAGCGGCGCGCAATTCGCCCAGGGCGCGATTCAAATAAAAGTCGGGCGAGTCGTTGCTGCCGCGCGTCGCCACATAGGGCGAGTAATCAAAACCACCCGAAAAGCGAGTGGCGCTGCGCCGTTCGCCTTTCATCGCCTGGGCCAGCGATTGCCGCGCCGCGTCGCTCGCCGGCTGGCTACGCATCATTAAGTAGATGCCGCCTACAATCACTGCACAGATGATCATGGCCGCGGCGGCAAGCGGCATCCGAAAGCGATAAGCCCAGCCGCGACGCGGCGCGGGGTCGGTTTTTTTACCCGTGACGGGCGCGGCGTTGCGGCCTTCGCTCGCTTCGATCATTTGCAACACTCGCGCCGTCTGCTGTTGAACCTCGGTGCTCGACGGCGGCGGCAGCTCGGCCAGCTCAGCTTCAGGAAAGCGCGCCAGCACGACGAGCAGTTCACGGCAATCCTCGCACCCGGCAAAATGCTGTTCCAGGCGGTCCCGCAAGGCGGCGGGCAATCGGTTTTCGGTGTAATTGAGGATGTCGGATTCGGTCGGGCAGGCAGTGGCGTCGGCGCGCGGTGGCTTGCTGCCAAGCAAGTTTTGCAATGATTCGGTAAAGCCCATCTCTCTTCTCCCAGGATCGTGCAGTTATTTAAGCGGCTGTGTCTTATTAATATTCAGCGCATCAAACCGGCGGCGGATGGTGCCGGCTCTGTCCACTGGCTGAGAACTTCAGACAATCAATCGCGGCTGTCAGGTGGCTGCGTCGCTTCCAGCGCCGGCGCGGCCCGTGGAGCAGTTTTTTCTGCCCTCATAAAGGATAGACGGAGAAAGTAGGCCAATTCGTGCGAAAATTTTTCGTCCGGGCGATTTTTTTTTGCGTCTCAGGCCCGCCGCGCCTTTTGCTCCAGGCATTGACGCGAGCAGAAATCGCGTCCGCCAACGGCCAGGGCACTGCTTTGGGTAATAAACATCCCGCAACTCTCACAACGCACCATCGAGGCGGCCCGCGCCCCACGCCCGCCACGGCTGGCGCGCGCCGGCGACGGCGTCACCAGCCAGCGCACAAAGCGCCAGGCCAGGTAAGCAAGAACGCAGTAAAAAATGAATCTAAATAACATTTCGGCTTACTGCTCTTTCGGAATCGTCACCGGCTTGCCGGCTTTCAAGTCCGTCAGCATGTTCTGCAAAGCGCCGAGCCGCTTGTTGGCCGGGTCGGCGTCGCGCAGGCGATTGAGCGCGTCTTCGGTGCCCGCCGCGTCGCGCTTGACGGCGTAGGCTTCGACCAGGTGGCCGAGCGCGTGAGCGTCTTTGGCGTTCGCCTTCAGAGCGATCTGCAATTCCTGGATGGCGCGGTCGGGTTGCGGCGGCTGGCGCTGAATCAGCGACGACGCCATCTCGATATGCAGCGCCGTGTTATTCGGCTCGATCTCTACAGAGCGCCGGAACCAGGTGTCGGCTTCGTCATACTGTTTCTGATCGGCGTAGTAGGTGGCGATCAACGGCAGCGCCCCCAGCAACTGCTGATTGGTCTTGAACTCGTCGGGCTTGAGCGCATAAGCCTTCTTGAGATAGTCAACCGTTTCGGCCTCTTTGCCGCTCTGGAAGTAGACGCCGGCGGCGTCAATCTGCGCCTGAAAATCTTGCGGGTTATTCTTGGCCTTAGCGATGACCTGCTGCACCTGGCCCATCACCGCCTGCTGATCGCCTGAGTTGCCCGCCGCCGGCATGCTGCCCGGCATGGCGCTCGCCGTCGGCTCGACCGCCGGCGCGTGATTGCGATTGTAACTTGAAACCCAGAGGAAGCTGATGAAGAAGCCGACAGCCAGCCCCGCAAGGCCGACAAAATACTTGGTGTTGTTCACGATGCCTCTCCGAAGCCAATCAACCTTGCGAGCGCCGCCGCATCCAGCCTGCGGGGCGCTCACGCTTTGGAGTGAATCTGTAAGCCGAATTCTGTTCCGCCTCTCTTTGTATTCAGCGTCGCCCGAAGGCGCGCCGGCGTGAGCATAAGAGAAGCGGCGACGGTCATTCATCTAGGCGGCGGATTGCTCCGCGCGCTCAAGCGACCTACCCGGAGACTGTCGCGCGCCGCGCAGGCCGTAGCCTGTCGCAAGCGCGCATCGGACGGGCCGTCCTGATGACGTCTCCCTATTTGGTCTTGCACCACGGAGAGTTTGCCTAGCCACAGTGTGTCGCCACCTGTGCTGGTAGGCTCTTACATTAAGCCTTGCGGCCCTACCGTTTCACCCATCACCTGATCTGCCGGCCCTTGCGGGCGTGCAGCCATCGGCTGGTCTGTTCTCTGTTGCACTTGTCGTCGGGTCGCCCCGCCTGGCCGTTAGCCAGTCCGTTGCCCTAGTGGTGTTCGGACTTTCCTCTCGCCCGCTGATTCGTCAGCGGGCCAGCAACCGCCCGATTCACTCCAAAGATCCGTTGATGATTATAACACAGCGACGCCGCGCCGCTGTAGCGCGGCAAAGAAGAAGGCGGAGCCGCACCGCAGCCCCGCCCATCGCGTTTCGCGTTTTGTAATTAACGCCTCACTCGTCGTTGCTGCCGGCGACCGCCGCGCTCCCGTCCGGGCGGTATGGCGCGGACGCCACCTGACCGGGATTGACGACGCGCAAGGTATAATCGCCGAGCGCCTCAAGCACACGCGACGAGATGACCACCGTGGCGCGGTCGGCGCGCAGCGATTCGGGCATCGCCTGTCGCACCACCGCATCACCTTTGACGAACTCGACCAGCGCGCCGCGCCGGAAGTTTGCGCCGGCAATCACTAGCCGCACCTGTCGAGCGTTTTCAGCAAGCGCTTCGAACTGCACACCGGCGACCACCGGCCCGACGACGTTGAGTGCCGCCTTTTGCGAGGTGACGCCGTCGCCGCTATTTGGATTGACCACATTGAATTCGAGCTGGCCCGGCTGTTCGAGCAATTTCTTCAATTCGTCCTTCAGCGTGATGACCAGATGTGTGCGGTCGCGGAAGCGCACCTGCGGTCGCGCTAGTTGCAGGTTGAAGTCGCGCCCGTTGCCGACATAGACGCGCGCGCCACGCCGAAAATCCTTGCCGCGAATATCTACGCGCGCCTTCACGGTTCCCGCCATCACTTGTTTCTGCGCGAAGCTGACGATCTGCGGCGCATGCACGTCAATCGTCGCCGCGTCGCTTGCCGCGCCTTCCGGGTTGCGCACCGTCACGGCGAGCTTGCCCGCCTCCTGCGTGAACTGTTGGGGAACGCGAACGTTGATCAGCGAGCGCCCGGTCAGGTGAAAGGCACTGGCGGGCAGCGCCTGGCCATTGATTTCGACCGCCGCCCCGTTGCGGAAGTTTGCGCCGCGAATCCGCAAGCCGAACGCGCCGTCGCCGGCAACCACGTTACTGTTCACCGGTGCCAATTCCGTGATGCGCGGCCCGTAAATCAACAGGTCTTTATTGTTCGCCGATACCAGATCAGAGACCGCCAGATCGCGCACCAGGACTCTCAACTCTCCCGGCGACTGCAATAGGTCGGCAGGCACCAGCGCCTGAAGCGTGCCGGCATTCACCTGCTGGGTGTCGAGGGCACGTCCGGCAACGAAGATGGTCGAGCTGGCGCGAAAGTTTCGGCCTGTAACTTTCAGCACAAAAGGGGCGCTCGGCCCGGCGACTTCCGCCGGACGAACGTCGTCGAGAATGGGCGCGCCGGGCCGCACCACGCGCAATTCATGCGGCGCGGAGAGCGTGCCGTTCGCGCCTTTGACTTGAATGCTGATGCTTTTGACTTCGTCAAACAGAGAGCGCGGCAGGCGGGCTTCCAGGGCGCGACCGTTCTGCGCAACTTCAGCCGCCATCTCGACACCGTTGACGAGGATCGAAGCGCCATCGCCGAGCCGCTGTCCGGCGACGACGAGTTGCAGATTCTTTAAACGCCCCTGCTCGACTTCGGCAGGCCGCAAGGATTCGATCAGCGGCGCGTTCGGGTCGGGGGTGTCGGGCTTGATCAGGTCGAAGTTGATGACGATGATCTCGTCGCCGCCCTGCGACGAGTGAACCGCCGCGACCGTCTGCGTCTTTTCGCTCAAGGCCAGGCGGCGCAGCTCGCTGCCGATAGCCTGGTAAGACTCCAGCTCGCCGGTCTCGGTGTTGAAGGCGAACAGCACACCCGTAGCCGAGGTTACAAACGCCACCGAGGCGTCGGAGGTGAAGGCAACGTTGTTGGCGCGCGAAAATTCAATGCCCTCGGGTGGCGCAAACTCCGATTGCGCGAACAGGCGTGCGTGCTGGCTCTTGAGGATGGTGACTCCGCCGCGCTTGTCGCTCCCCTCGCGGCGCAGGTTGGTGACGGCCAGCAGCTCGCGGCCCTCGGCGGCGCGCGCCGTCGTCAGGCGGTGCGGCGAGCTTGCGGCGATGGCGTCGAGCAGGATGCCGCTGTCGCTATCGAGCGCAAAGACCTGCTCGCCCTCGGCGGCAGCAATATAAACCATGCGTCCGTCGCCGCTGAAAGCCGGGTTGTTGGCTTCGTCAAAGCGCCCGCCGGACGGCGAAAACGTCCCGACCTGCGCGAGCGCCCCTTGCCCGTCAAGGTTGAACAGCGACAAGGTATTTGCCGCGACGCTTGCGACCGCCACTCGGCGCGTCTTGCCATCATCGAACAGAGCGACTTCCGATGGCTTGCCGTCGAGCTTCGCTTGCGCGATCACCTGCCCTGTCTCTACGTCGAAGGCAAAGAGCGCTTGTTCTTCGCCGCTTGAAGCGATCAGGCAGAGCTTGCCGTCGCTGGTCAGCAGGGCGCGCGTCGCCTGCGTCAAGGTGGCCTTACCGGGCAGGACGAGCAGCGCTTGCAGCTCAAGCTGTTTGGCGCGCGTGGCGTCGATGATGCTGATGGTCGCGGGGTGGCCGTCCGCAGGATCATTCGCAGATGGCGCGGCGAGCAGGCGGCGGCCCGCGGTTTCGACCAGCGAAAGCGGGCCGACCGATTCGCCGACAACCAGAGACGACATCACGCGCCCTGACGCCACGTTGAAGCAGACGACCGCGCCCGCCGTTACCGACGAAACGAAGCCGACCTTGCCGCTACTGGCGATCAGCGGCTGCGCGAACTCGTCGAGGATCATCGTCCGCGGCAGCGCCACGGCGCGGCGCGCGCCGAGTTTGGCCTGGCGGTCGCTCGCCTGCACGACGACGAAGCTCAACAAGAGCAGGCACGCAATCAGGGTCGCAAGTTTTTGATTGAATCTCACGTTGCTCTGTCTCCCAGGTCTTTATGATACCACACGCGCGGGGCGACGCGCCCGTCTTAACTTGCGGCCATCTTATGCCTTCCACGCCCACATCGCAAGAGGATTAGCGGCTGGGGGCTAGGATGTAGCGCAAGGCGGTTAGCTTGCGCGAGTCGCTATGCAAGCTAACCGCCTTGCGCTACACGGCAAACGCAATCGATAACGGCCCCCAGTCCCTGGCCCCAGGGCCTATTCATTCTCGAATAACCATGGGGATATAAACCGCCAAGATGCCAAGACCGCCAAGAAAAGCTCTGTGTTCTCTTGGCGTCCTTGGCGTCTTGGCGGTTCAAGTCCGGAGAATGAATAGACCCTGTCCCTGGCCCCGCTCTTCTAGCTTTCACCTGAACGCGCATGGCAAAATAAGAGTTCCGGAAAGTCTATACAGGAGAAGCGCAATGAACCTCAGAAAATTCGCGCTATTGATGGCGGCGATACTTGCTCTGGCAATCGTCGCCGACGCGCAGCGCACGAAGTCAAAGTCGAAATCGAAATCAAAAGCTAAAACATCAGCAAGCGCGACCAGCACGACCCCCGCTATGGCCGCCGATCCGGCGATGCAGCCCATCACGCCGACGCCGCAGGCCGCCGAACATAAGGTCGAAGGCGAAGTCCCGCGCATCACGGTCGAGGAGCTGAAAGCCAGGCTCGCCAAAAACGCGCCGGTCTTCATCATTGACTCGCGCAGTCAGGGCTCGTACGACAACAGTGAGATGAAGATCAAAGGCGCGGTGCGCATCCCGATGGATGAGATCGAGGCGCGATTGAGCGAGATTCCACGCAACCGCGAGATCGTCATCTACTGTACCTGACCGAGCGAACACACTAGCGCCCGTGTGGCGCAGATGCTCCTCGACAAAGGCTACAAGCAGGTAAGCGCTCTGAAAGGCGGGTGGGATGCGTGGGTCGAGGCCGCCGGCCCCGCCGAACCGAAAGACAAACCGAAGCAGTAAGCGACACGGGGACGCGGCGACCGGAGTCGTATAGCTTTTGCATATAGTCTCTTGTCGTTACGACATCTCGCCGTTATCTCCCTCGCCGCGTCACCGTGTCCCTGCGTCTCCGCGTCGCTCGTTATGATCGTCAACAACCGCCATCGCGCCAGCGTCATCAAGACCCGCCACGGGTCAGAGATTCGTCCGCTCGTTGACCGCACGACGAGCGCCATCACCCGGTGCAGCCTCGCCGAAGAAGTGCTATTGCCCGGCCAGGCGGTAACACCGCACCGCCACCGCGAGATCGAAGAGATTTACTACATCGTCGAAGGTCGCGGCGTGATGACGGTCGGCGACGAACAGCAAGAGGTCGCGGCGGGCGACGCTATCTATGTGCCGCGCCACCAGCGCCACACGCTCAACAACACCGGCACCGAGCCGATCCGCCTGTTGCTGGTCTGCGGCCCCGCCTTCTTTTATGAAGATGAAGTTCTGGATAAAAACGAAGACACGAACGAGGAGGCGAACGAGTGAAGGCAACGCCAACCGATGCGCTCAAATCTGATGCTCGTATCCCGCAGGGCGCAGTGCTTCGAGCCGGCCATCGCGTTCCAGTCGTAGCCCGCCGCCCGCAGTAATCTCGCCAATCGCCGTGATCGGCACCGCCACTTCGCTCGACAGGTTGCTGATATGCGCATGCTCTTCGGGACGCGCGGTGAATAACAGCTCGTAGTCTTCGCCGCCATGCAAGGCCAGCCGTAGCGGTTCGCTCGCTAGCTCAACGGCAAGCGAAGTCGCCGCACCGGCAATCGGAATGGACCCGGCTCTGAGGATTGCTCCGCAACCGCTTTCGTCGAGAATATGCGCGAGGTCTGTGCTAAGGCCATCGCTGACGTCAATCATCGCCGTCGCCAATCCGCGCTCGCCGAGCATGCGGCCTAGCGCGAGCTGCGGCGCGGGGCCGAGATGTTTCAGCATAGCTGCGGCGCGCGCCGCACTCATATCGCCTTCGTCATCGGCAGCATCATCTGTCAGGCGATGGCCGCGCTCCAGTAGCAACAGCCCTGCTATTGACGCGCCAAGCGCGCCGGTCACATAAATGAGATCGCCGGCTTGCGCGCCGCTCCGACGGACGGCTCGCCCTATGCCGCACTCGCCGAGCGCAATCGTATCAATGAAGAGTGAATCAACCGAGCTTGAGGTGTCGCCGCCGATGATCGCCACGCCGCTCTGTTCCGCATAAGCCATCAGGCCATCGAATAGCGCTTCGATGAACAAGGGCGATAGCGTGGAGGGCAGCGCGATGCTCACCATCGCGTAACGCGCCGCGCCGCCCATGGCCGCGATGTCGCTCAGAGTCACCGCCAGCGCCTTCTGTCCCAACAGTCGCGGCGGCGACCAGTCACGGCGGAAATGGACGCCTTCGGCCAGCAAGTCGGAACAGGCTAACAGCTCGTGCGCGCCGCCGATCTGCAAGACCGCCGCGTCGTCGCCGATGCCGAGGCTAACGCCCGCGGCGGCGCGCGCGCGGGCGCGTAAGCGGGCGATGATTTCACGTTCGCCGGGCATGGCCAAGGATGTTATCACCCGCGCGCCGCCCGCAACAATTACTGTAGAATCGCCCCCGGCCCTGTTGTAGAATGCAATCGCTCTGCCTCCGAGTAGTCACCCAAGCTGGATAGCTTTCTATGAAATCACCTACAGGCGAACTACTCCATCTGCGGGCCGAGGCGAATGCAGAACGCCAGCCGACCGGATTCACCGGCGGCCTTGACCTGTACGACGAGCTGGCCGATTTCTTTAGTCTTTCGTCCGAAGCTCAGCCAACCGATCACCGCTTTGAAGCTCGACCTGCGACCGCGCCGCATGCGCAGCCGTCCGCACAGACGCCCCCCGTCGCCGTTGAGACACCGCCGCCAGCGA from Blastocatellia bacterium encodes:
- a CDS encoding tetratricopeptide repeat protein codes for the protein MGFTESLQNLLGSKPPRADATACPTESDILNYTENRLPAALRDRLEQHFAGCEDCRELLVVLARFPEAELAELPPPSSTEVQQQTARVLQMIEASEGRNAAPVTGKKTDPAPRRGWAYRFRMPLAAAAMIICAVIVGGIYLMMRSQPASDAARQSLAQAMKGERRSATRFSGGFDYSPYVATRGSNDSPDFYLNRALGELRAAESADASTEMRQMLARAYLAFDRPEQARQAQAILTSLRARGVETAELFNDLGVAQFQLQSYDAAIDSFSRALEITPAYSEALFNRALAYESAVRYSEARRDWQQFLGSATDANWKAEAERHLAALFSTSTLFPPQTKIDGCSCSSAYTS
- a CDS encoding PP0621 family protein; this translates as MLFRFIFYCVLAYLAWRFVRWLVTPSPARASRGGRGARAASMVRCESCGMFITQSSALAVGGRDFCSRQCLEQKARRA
- a CDS encoding PQQ-binding-like beta-propeller repeat protein, with product MRFNQKLATLIACLLLLSFVVVQASDRQAKLGARRAVALPRTMILDEFAQPLIASSGKVGFVSSVTAGAVVCFNVASGRVMSSLVVGESVGPLSLVETAGRRLLAAPSANDPADGHPATISIIDATRAKQLELQALLVLPGKATLTQATRALLTSDGKLCLIASSGEEQALFAFDVETGQVIAQAKLDGKPSEVALFDDGKTRRVAVASVAANTLSLFNLDGQGALAQVGTFSPSGGRFDEANNPAFSGDGRMVYIAAAEGEQVFALDSDSGILLDAIAASSPHRLTTARAAEGRELLAVTNLRREGSDKRGGVTILKSQHARLFAQSEFAPPEGIEFSRANNVAFTSDASVAFVTSATGVLFAFNTETGELESYQAIGSELRRLALSEKTQTVAAVHSSQGGDEIIVINFDLIKPDTPDPNAPLIESLRPAEVEQGRLKNLQLVVAGQRLGDGASILVNGVEMAAEVAQNGRALEARLPRSLFDEVKSISIQVKGANGTLSAPHELRVVRPGAPILDDVRPAEVAGPSAPFVLKVTGRNFRASSTIFVAGRALDTQQVNAGTLQALVPADLLQSPGELRVLVRDLAVSDLVSANNKDLLIYGPRITELAPVNSNVVAGDGAFGLRIRGANFRNGAAVEINGQALPASAFHLTGRSLINVRVPQQFTQEAGKLAVTVRNPEGAASDAATIDVHAPQIVSFAQKQVMAGTVKARVDIRGKDFRRGARVYVGNGRDFNLQLARPQVRFRDRTHLVITLKDELKKLLEQPGQLEFNVVNPNSGDGVTSQKAALNVVGPVVAGVQFEALAENARQVRLVIAGANFRRGALVEFVKGDAVVRQAMPESLRADRATVVISSRVLEALGDYTLRVVNPGQVASAPYRPDGSAAVAGSNDE
- a CDS encoding rhodanese-related (seleno)protein, yielding MQPITPTPQAAEHKVEGEVPRITVEELKARLAKNAPVFIIDSRSQGSYDNSEMKIKGAVRIPMDEIEARLSEIPRNREIVIYCTUPSEHTSARVAQMLLDKGYKQVSALKGGWDAWVEAAGPAEPKDKPKQ
- a CDS encoding cupin domain-containing protein, which translates into the protein MIVNNRHRASVIKTRHGSEIRPLVDRTTSAITRCSLAEEVLLPGQAVTPHRHREIEEIYYIVEGRGVMTVGDEQQEVAAGDAIYVPRHQRHTLNNTGTEPIRLLLVCGPAFFYEDEVLDKNEDTNEEANE
- the thiL gene encoding thiamine-phosphate kinase, which produces MITSLAMPGEREIIARLRARARAAAGVSLGIGDDAAVLQIGGAHELLACSDLLAEGVHFRRDWSPPRLLGQKALAVTLSDIAAMGGAARYAMVSIALPSTLSPLFIEALFDGLMAYAEQSGVAIIGGDTSSSVDSLFIDTIALGECGIGRAVRRSGAQAGDLIYVTGALGASIAGLLLLERGHRLTDDAADDEGDMSAARAAAMLKHLGPAPQLALGRMLGERGLATAMIDVSDGLSTDLAHILDESGCGAILRAGSIPIAGAATSLAVELASEPLRLALHGGEDYELLFTARPEEHAHISNLSSEVAVPITAIGEITAGGGLRLERDGRLEALRPAGYEHQI